GCCCGCCCTGGGTGCCGATATCGCCACGCTTTGCCCGGTTCCTGAGTCAGGGCAGGTGGCAGTGATGCGGCGAAACGGCTCCCTGTCGTTCCACGATGCGGAGACGTTTGCGGAGACTGGCCGGTTCGCCGGAATGACGAATGTGCCGCCCGGACACAGTTGCTGGATCGCCCGCGCTGGGGCCATTGCCTTCCGGACGGCAGACGAACGACTCTGCATTTGGGATCTCCAGGCGAAGCAATGGGTGTGGGAGGCGGAACTGCTCCCCGGGCGCGAGCTCACGCCGACCGCACCGGACGGCGTGCTTTGGCAAGTCCACGCCGACGGCTGGCTCGCCGGTTACGATGTCGTCCGGAAAAAAGTCCTCCGGCAACCCTTGGACCACGCCGGCCTGCACCGGATTGCCGTCTCCGGCGACGGCAGCACGCTGTTGCTGACGTCGTCGGTAGGCGACAAACGGCTGGTGGAGGCCCGGACCGGGCGGACCCTGAGCCGTCTGGAGAATCTCGACATGGCCGCTCCCCACGGCGGGGCGTTTTGGCCCAACGAAGAGCGCCTCGGTTTATCCGGCCTTCGCGTCGTGGACCCCGTCACCAGCCGCGCCCTGCTGGAGCTGGACCCTGGGTTTGCCTTTCCCTCGGTGACCTTGATCTCCGACGACGGGAGCTTGGCCGTGGTCACCGGAGGCGACCGGCACGCCTATCTGTGGCGGGCGCCGTCCTGGGAGGAGATTCGCCGGGCGGAGGCGGGCGATGCCGCCGCCGGTTGGTGAACGGCAGCTACAGACCCGGCGAGATCCGATGGTTTCAACCTGGAAACGGCAGTGAATTGACCACGGATGACAGGATGACACGGATAGCCAATGGGTTCGGATGTATGACCGGCAGAGTTGTGGGTGTCCCTTCTGGACGACCCCGTCTTTTCTCTCAACTGTTTCATATTCCGTGATATCCGCGATATCCGTGGTTCCAACTGCCTTTTCTAGGTTCAAAGTTTCCGCGAATCCTTTTCCCGGAAGTGCGGTGGCAAGGGGTGCATGAACTCTTCCATCTCGAATTTCTTCACCCTGTGGGCGATCCGATTTGGCCGCTTGGCCCACCTGCTACCCCTGCTGGCCATGGCCCTTTTCCTAGGGTCCAACCCCGAACTGCGTGCGCAGAATGGCTTCACGTTCACCTACGATACGAACCAGACTGGCATCACCATCACGGGATATACGGGCGCAGGCGGCGCCGTAACCATCCCTGCCAAGCTCAATGGCCTCCCCGTCACGAGAATCGGAGACTATAGTTTTTCTCACCGCAGCGCCATGACCCAAATTACCCTGCCAGACAGCCTCACCACGATCGGGGTTTATGCGTTCTACGGCTGCAGGGGCCTGACCCAGATCGCCTTTCCCGAGAGCCTCACCTCTATCGGAAAG
This DNA window, taken from Verrucomicrobiia bacterium, encodes the following:
- a CDS encoding leucine-rich repeat domain-containing protein, whose protein sequence is MNSSISNFFTLWAIRFGRLAHLLPLLAMALFLGSNPELRAQNGFTFTYDTNQTGITITGYTGAGGAVTIPAKLNGLPVTRIGDYSFSHRSAMTQITLPDSLTTIGVYAFYGCRGLTQIAFPESLTSIGK